GCTTTCTTTATCACGCACTTTCAGCAAGGCTTCCAGTGTTTCTCTCAGCATATCAATCAAGACGGGACGATCTGCATGATCTTCTGGAATGTAGTCCAGCACGTCGACGAGTGCCATGACAAACCAGCCCATTGAGCGGCCCCAGAAATTTTTGGAACAGCCGGTTTCCGGGTTGCACCAATGCTGTTCCCGCTTCTCATCCCAAGCGTGATAGAGCAGACCCGTTTCAGGATCACGCGTATGCTTGTAGCATAGCTTGAATTGCAGGGTCACATCGTCAAACTCTGACGGATCTCCGAATTCGCGAATAAACTCAGCATAGAACGGGGCACCCATGTACAAGCCGTCAAGCCAAATTTGATACGGATAAATTTGCTTATGCCAGAATGCGCCCTCGCTTGTGCGTGGATGTTTTTCCAGCTGACTGCGTAATTGGAAGGCTGCCTTTTTATAGCGTTCATCGCCTGTGGCACGATACAGAGTGAAGAGCAGCTTGCCGTTATTCACATGGTCAATGTTATACTCATCTACTTTATAGCGCTGAATCACACCATTTTCATCAACAAAGTGATCCATATGTTTTTTTATATATTCCATATACTTGGGATCGCCTGTCAATTCGCCAACCCATTCCAAACCTCTGTAAATCACGCCATGGTCATATTCCCATTTTTCATAAAATTCCGGACTCCGTTTAATCACGGAATCGCTCATACGTACAGCCCAGGAATCTGTTTTTGTAGGATTTGTTGTTGGTTGCGATGTTGAATTTGCCATGATACAGTCACCTCTTCAGTAAAGTTTAATCTGTAATGTTATTGTTGTTACATAGACGGAGTGTGTGTCTTAGGATCAACGGGTTTGTTCTTAAAGCCCACATTATTGTTGCCCCAGCACCGATCGTAGCTGAAGCCTGTTAGTTGTTCGAACACTTTTCGAGCTTCTGGCTTGGCTGATTTCATGGAGCCACCGTTTTTGAGGCGGTCAATCTCGGCGATTAGCTTCTTGTGGCTGTCAATATCCAGCTTCATTACGACAGAAGCAATCATCCCGATGATTGCGAGAACAATAGTACCCACCACGAGTACATAGAAGATAGCGTGCTGAGCAGAGACTGGCTGACTCTCAGCTCCGGATACAAAGCCAAAGTGCTGTAACACCCAGCCGAGAATGAAAACGACAACAGCCCGCACCATTTTTCCGGCAAAAGTCATCATACCCGCATAAATACCTTCCCGGCGACGACCAGTCAACGCTTCATCCACATCGGCAAGGAACGTGTATTGATTCCAAGGAATGTAGTAGACGCCACCCGTACCAAGCCCCATGAACAGTGTGATGACATATAGCCACATCATCGTATTAGAGGCTCCTGTGAGATAGAGCAGACCATAACCTGCTACGCTAAAGCAAACGACGACGAGTGCGGCGATGAAAGGCATACGAAACCCTTTACGCACACAGAATTGGATGAAGAAATAGGTAGAAATCAGTTGAATGACAGAGTTGAAGCTGTTGAGATTGGATACCATTTCAGAGCTTTGGAACAAGGAGAAAACAATAAAGTACGTAAAAGCTGAAGTAAACAGCCACTCAGCTGAAAAGCCACCCAGGTACATCCCGAGATGGTGACGGAACGTCTTAACCCGAAATGTTGAGGAAATGTCGACAAACAACTTTCTCATGGAATCTATAAAAGAAAGCGGAGCTTCACCTTCCAGTTCCTTTTGTAGTTCCTCACTTGGACGCTCCCAGGAGTTTTTGTACAAGAATGCCATGGCAATCAGCAGAATTGCTGCAAAAACGAGACCGGTATACAAGAAAGGCAGCGGAGAGTCTTTGCCATAAGCAGCAATAAAGCGACCAGGGATAAAAGCGGCGGCAAAATTGGCGATTTTACCAAACATGGCCTTCCATCCGGTCAATCTGGAGCGTGCGCCAAAGTCCCGGGTCATCTCGGACGCTAGTGCTTCATACGGTACCATGACAGAGGTGTACACCAGTTCAAACAGCACGTACGTACTCAAGTAATACCAGAAGCCCAACCCATCTATCCAAAGCATCGGATACACGAGCATCAGCGGAATACCCATCATGATGAAAAAACGGCGTCTGCCGAATTTACGACCTAAGCGGGTTCGGTGAAAGTTGTCGCTGATAAAGCCCATGATCGGATTGCTGACCGCATCTATGATGCTGGCAACAGAGAAAATGGCTGCGGCCTGAACAGGAGACAGTCCGCAAAAGGTTGTATAAAAGTACATTAACCATGCACCACTAATAGCAAGTGCACCACTTCCCAGCATTTACCGCTTCCATAGGCAAGTGTATGTTTCAGTGTGATTTTTCGTTCCATGATCTGTTCACCTCATATTTTGTCTGGTTATGAGGACAATCACCGGTCGCTATATTATGCAGATTTGTCTAGGTTGGTAGATGGGCCAGGCGTCCTGATTAGGTGGGGCTTTTACCGTGCCCCTATATTTCCGCTCGGAGTACCCGAGCCAATCAGATCGCTTCCTTTGGCCAGCTTAAGGAAATCACCCAGCTGGATGGAACCGTCTGTACTTCGAGTGATGGAAGGCACGAGACTAACAAAGTCGTCTGCACTGGCTGCGAGACCTTTAGCATTCGTCGTTTTTTTGTTTTTCCACCAGACGTTAGAGTTATCTTGATCCGTACCACTTGTTTTATCACTTGCTGTTCCCTCGAAAGAAAGATTGTTAATGAACACGTGTTCACCCTTATCAAAGGCGAAATTGCTTTGTCCATTGTCCCATGAAGTATTGTTGGTCAAAGTAATGGTGCCAGGGTTGCTATTGTAGGTGAAACCGTGTTTTTTGTTTTGGAAAGCGATACTGTTTTTTACAATATGGTTGACCTTGATTTTGTCTCCACCCAGCTTAAA
This window of the Paenibacillus polymyxa genome carries:
- a CDS encoding glycoside hydrolase family 88/105 protein, encoding MANSTSQPTTNPTKTDSWAVRMSDSVIKRSPEFYEKWEYDHGVIYRGLEWVGELTGDPKYMEYIKKHMDHFVDENGVIQRYKVDEYNIDHVNNGKLLFTLYRATGDERYKKAAFQLRSQLEKHPRTSEGAFWHKQIYPYQIWLDGLYMGAPFYAEFIREFGDPSEFDDVTLQFKLCYKHTRDPETGLLYHAWDEKREQHWCNPETGCSKNFWGRSMGWFVMALVDVLDYIPEDHADRPVLIDMLRETLEALLKVRDKESGVFYQVLNLGHVKGNYLEASASCMILYAMAKGVRKGYLPEHYRQEAEIIRKGIIDEFITITEEGLVNLNKTVQVSGLGGKDRRDGTFAYYISEPIITNDPKGIGAFIQAMGEAERI
- a CDS encoding MFS transporter, yielding MLGSGALAISGAWLMYFYTTFCGLSPVQAAAIFSVASIIDAVSNPIMGFISDNFHRTRLGRKFGRRRFFIMMGIPLMLVYPMLWIDGLGFWYYLSTYVLFELVYTSVMVPYEALASEMTRDFGARSRLTGWKAMFGKIANFAAAFIPGRFIAAYGKDSPLPFLYTGLVFAAILLIAMAFLYKNSWERPSEELQKELEGEAPLSFIDSMRKLFVDISSTFRVKTFRHHLGMYLGGFSAEWLFTSAFTYFIVFSLFQSSEMVSNLNSFNSVIQLISTYFFIQFCVRKGFRMPFIAALVVVCFSVAGYGLLYLTGASNTMMWLYVITLFMGLGTGGVYYIPWNQYTFLADVDEALTGRRREGIYAGMMTFAGKMVRAVVVFILGWVLQHFGFVSGAESQPVSAQHAIFYVLVVGTIVLAIIGMIASVVMKLDIDSHKKLIAEIDRLKNGGSMKSAKPEARKVFEQLTGFSYDRCWGNNNVGFKNKPVDPKTHTPSM